The segment AGGTCCAGGGGTTCCTGGTGAAGCCGCCGGATTTCGACGCCAGCAAGAAATATCCGGTGAAGTTCCTGGTGCACGGCGGGCCGCAGGGGGCGTGGGGCGATTCCTGGACCTATCGGTGGAACGCGCAGCTTTTCGCCGCCAGCGGGTACGTGGTGGTGATGATCAACTTCCGCGGCTCGACCGGCTACGGGCAGGCGTTCATCGACAAGATCAACGGCGACTGGGGCGGCGGCGCCTACCGGGACCTGATGACGGGCCTGGACTACGCGCTCGCCAAGTATCCCTTTCTCGACCGTGGGCGAGTGTGCGCGCTGGGAGCGTCGTTCGGCGGCTACATGGTGAACTGGATCGCTGGACACACCACGCGCTTCCAGTGCCTGGTGTCGCACGACGGCGATTTCAACAACGAGTCCTCCTACGGCAGCACGGAAGAGCTGTGGTTCCCGGAGTGGGAGTTCCATGGCACTCCATGGGCGAATCCGCTGATGTACCGCCATTGGTCACCGCACCGGTTCGTGGCCAAGTTCAAGACGCCGACGCTGGTCGTCCACGGGCAGCTCGACTACCGCGTGGACGTTTCCGAGGGGCTGCAGATGTTCACGGCGCTACAGCGGCAGGGCGTGCCGTCGAAGTTCCTGTACTTCCCAGACGAGGGGCACTGGGTGCTCAAGCCGCAGAACAGCCGCCTGTGGTATGAGACGGTGAATACATGGGTGGATGAGCATTTGAAGAAGTAGCGAGTGGCGAGTACCCAGTAGTTCCCTAGTCGGTCGAAGTAGAAGTTGAAGACGTGGCGGCGTGAGCGTCCAGCCAGCGGGCGGCGGAGGCGGTGTCTGTGATTTCGCCGCGGAGGGCGGCCAGCAGCAACCCATGGGTGGCCAGCGCGCTGAACTCCGATGAGTAGGTCAGCGGCTGCGCGGGTCCGGCGGGCTTCAGCAGAAACGGCACCCGGGAATCGGTCTGGGTGTTGAAGTCGCGGTAGTAACGCAGAGAGTGGTCAGAGGTGACCAGCACCGTGCTGCTGTCCCAGGTTCCGGCCTGCTCCATGGCCGCGCGCAGCTCGCCCAGGGCGCGGTCCGCCAGCGCCAGGTTGTCCTCATACCAACTCTGGCGGAAGCTCAGCAGGGTGAGGGCACCAGCGCCGCGGTCGTAAATGGCGGGCTCGTGGGGCACGGGCACGTGGATGAGGACGAGTCCGAGAGAAGGGTCGGCGACGTAGTCACGGGCCGCGCGCATGAGGGAGACATACAGGGAGCGGTGGTTCCTTCGCTTTTCCAGCGGCAGCAAGCTACGCCACTGTTCGGCCACGATGGCGGCGAAGGCGGGGTCGGCGGCGCGGGGCGGAGCGTCCATGGGCTGCCATGCGCAGCGCGTAAGTGAGGACTCCAGCAGGCGGCAATAGGGAAAGTACCAGCCGGCCGCGGCCGTTGCGAAGCCCGCTTCACGGGCCTTGGAGAAGAGGCTGGGCTGCCGGCTGAAGGCTTCGTGGGGTTCCGCATCCGGCTGGAAGCTGACCAGAAGCTCGTTTGCCTGCGGGCGCGCGCCGTACACCTGGCGTCCCGCGATGATAGATGTGAACGACGCCACGGTTTGCAGTCCGGCCTGGCGGGCTGCGGAGGCATAGAGCGCTTGCGCGCGCAAGCGATCGAGGTTGGGCAGGCTCAGGCCGGGAGGACGCGCCAGGAAGGCGGGCCGGGCGTCCATCTCATCGAAGACGATCCAGACCACGCGGCGACCGCCGGCAACCGGCAGGCTGAGCGAGTGCGCGGGCCGGGTATCGGCAGCCGCGGCGGAGTTGATTTGACGCCAGGCCGCCTGCCCGAAGGTGACCGGCACGAAGGCCGCCAGTGACAAGGCAAAGACTTCCGTGGCGGCCAGCACGGGACGGTGCCAGCGGATGGCAGCATAGACGAGCGCGAGCGCCAGCGCCGCGGCCAGCAACGGTCCTTCGCGCGAGGCCCACGCATCACGCAGCGCGCGGTCGTAACGCAACGCCAGGAGATTCAGGAAGACCAGCAGGGCCAGCAGGGGCAACGCCTTCCGAACCGCATCGAGGAGGCGCGACGGGGAGCGGCGGGCGGCGGACATCAAGATCCAAAAGAAGGCCGAAAGCAGGGCAACGTTGAGTGCGAGCGCGGCCAAGTCCAGGCCGGACCACGCGGGCATGAAGAACGGATCGGCGAAGAGCAAGCGGTGCCAGGTCTCGAAAAAGCACAGATTGGCGAGCGACAGGGAAAGCACCAGCTCGCGGCCGGCGGACTTCGCCATGTCCGCCATTATTCCACGGGTGCGGGGCGGGCATTCCTGGGGCTCCGGCAGCTGAAGTTACTTTCGTACAGCCGAACCCCTTGCCAAGAGAGCGCGGGGTGAATATCATGCCGTTTCTCGCTGGCGGCTACGCCGGCGGGATCAGGTTGACGGTTTTGTACTTCGCAGTCGAACTCCTCATACCACAACGTGGTAGCAGGGCTGCCGGGAGGCACGCCCGGGACGGCGCACTCCGTTCCGGGGCGGCGGCGTTTCTGCCCATCCCCTTGCGGCGTGAGACTGGGAAGCAATCGAGCAACCTGCTCTCTCTGGGTGTCCTGGGGAGAATTTCTGGAAGCTGAGGCGAAAGGGGTGCAGTTGTGAGTGATGCAAGAGAAAAGGGAACAGTGAAGTGGTTCAATGGGGCCAAGGGCTACGGCTTCATCCAGAGGGCCAGTGGCGAGGATGTGTTCGTCCATTTCTCCGCCATCCAGGAGAACGGGTACCGCACGCTGAACGAAGGAGAGACGGTGGAGTTCGACCTGCTGCAGGGGCCAAAAGGTTTCCATGCGGCCAACGTAGTGCGCGTCTAACGCGATCTTCCAACCAGATTCGGCCTCTCCCGGTGTCGCGCCGGGAGGGGCTTCTTTTTTGCCGCGGACCTCACGGCGCCAGGAACTTCAGCTTGACGGGTTCGGCGGTCAGGGTGCGGATCTCGAGGGAGGCCAGGTCGCCGGAGTCGGGTCCGGACTTGCGGTAGTTGACGACCACCTCCTGGCCCCGCCAGGCGCAGGAAAACTCTTCAGCGCCGATGAGGAGAAGTCCCTGCCGGTTCTTCACGTGCATCTTCCAGGTGCGCTGGCCGACGGCGATGGAAACCATGGCGGCGGTGGGATGCGAGCAATCGACGGCCAGCAGGCGGCCACGGAGGCTCTCCACCGGGCGCATGTCCGGTGGGGCGTCTTCGGGTTCTTCGCGGCCCGCCACCGGGGCGACGGGAACGCGCCGCTTCCACTTGGGTGATTCCCATTGGTCGGTGCGCGGCGGGCGAGCCTGACGCACGGGCTTGGCGGGGGGGTCTTCGCGGTACTTGGCGATACGGTCAAGCTCAGCGACGGCATCGGCAGCGATCTGGGCATCGCTCGAGCGCGCGAGGCGGTCGAACATGGCGGCTGCCTGGTCCCACTGCTGCGCGGCCACATAGAAGCGGCTCAGATCCGCCTGGTACACCAGGTTGCGGGGGCTGAGCCGGACGGCGTTGCGCATGGCAGTAATGGCTGCGTCCGCATCGTTGGTCCACATGTGAGCGATGGCGAGCAGGGCGTAGGCGTCTGCGAATGTGGGATCGAGCGAGATGGACTTTTCCAGCGCGTCGATCACTTCCCAAACGTCATCTGGCTCGCGCCCGGTGGCCTGGAGAACGCGCTGCTGAAGCAGGGCGAAGTAATAGTGGAGACGAGGATCGTTGCTATCGAGGGCGGCCGCCTTGCGGAAGTGTTGGGCGGCCCGGTCGAACTGATCCTTGCGCAAGAACGCGTAGCCGAGGCCACGCTGAACAGCCAGGCTTTGGGGCGCGATGGCGGCCAGATCCTGAAGCTCGCGCACGCCCTGATCCAGGTAATTAACGGAGTGGG is part of the Terriglobales bacterium genome and harbors:
- a CDS encoding S9 family peptidase, whose translation is VQGFLVKPPDFDASKKYPVKFLVHGGPQGAWGDSWTYRWNAQLFAASGYVVVMINFRGSTGYGQAFIDKINGDWGGGAYRDLMTGLDYALAKYPFLDRGRVCALGASFGGYMVNWIAGHTTRFQCLVSHDGDFNNESSYGSTEELWFPEWEFHGTPWANPLMYRHWSPHRFVAKFKTPTLVVHGQLDYRVDVSEGLQMFTALQRQGVPSKFLYFPDEGHWVLKPQNSRLWYETVNTWVDEHLKK
- a CDS encoding alkaline phosphatase family protein, producing the protein MAKSAGRELVLSLSLANLCFFETWHRLLFADPFFMPAWSGLDLAALALNVALLSAFFWILMSAARRSPSRLLDAVRKALPLLALLVFLNLLALRYDRALRDAWASREGPLLAAALALALVYAAIRWHRPVLAATEVFALSLAAFVPVTFGQAAWRQINSAAAADTRPAHSLSLPVAGGRRVVWIVFDEMDARPAFLARPPGLSLPNLDRLRAQALYASAARQAGLQTVASFTSIIAGRQVYGARPQANELLVSFQPDAEPHEAFSRQPSLFSKAREAGFATAAAGWYFPYCRLLESSLTRCAWQPMDAPPRAADPAFAAIVAEQWRSLLPLEKRRNHRSLYVSLMRAARDYVADPSLGLVLIHVPVPHEPAIYDRGAGALTLLSFRQSWYEDNLALADRALGELRAAMEQAGTWDSSTVLVTSDHSLRYYRDFNTQTDSRVPFLLKPAGPAQPLTYSSEFSALATHGLLLAALRGEITDTASAARWLDAHAATSSTSTSTD
- a CDS encoding cold-shock protein, which codes for MKWFNGAKGYGFIQRASGEDVFVHFSAIQENGYRTLNEGETVEFDLLQGPKGFHAANVVRV